The following coding sequences lie in one Panicum virgatum strain AP13 chromosome 6N, P.virgatum_v5, whole genome shotgun sequence genomic window:
- the LOC120678614 gene encoding probable inactive 2-oxoglutarate-dependent dioxygenase AOP2, with translation MELTKVDLRGVEPGGPGWEAARAAVTASMVAHGFVVVAHDALGPDLHQALFARALPELFALPIEAKKRNLNNRGQFTGYIGPIDGMNWESLVVEESADAARVRGFTDLMWPDGNPEFCETMVSFAKNILKLEEMVETLVLEGLGVRGESISAQLDMLIDVIRIWHYGAPADTETAVTLPPHYDDIMVNAIVQHEVEGLEVHVGDGRWVAVPAEPGIFAFVAGDQLRVATNGRVPACYHRVRTPSNRDRFSVLFGRRQKDGVPVRPPDDLVDAEHPLLYNPLRHEEYSKWRFSEEGRKLEDPLKEFCGVEKVGVC, from the exons ATGGAACTCACCAAGGTCGACCTCCGCGGCGTCGAGCCCGGCGGGCCGGGGTGGgaggccgcccgcgccgcggtcACCGCGTCAATGGTGGCGCACGGCTTCGTCGTTGTCGCGCACGACGCGCTCGGCCCCGACCTCCACCAGGCGCTGTTCGCCCGCGCCCTGCCGGAGCTCTTCGCGCTCCCCATCGAAGCTAAGAAGCGCAACTTGAACAACAGGGGGCAGTTCACAGGCTACATCGGACCGATCGACGGTATGAACTGGGAGAGCCTCGTCGTCGAGGAgtccgccgacgccgccagAGTCCGCGGCTTCACCGACCTCATGTGGCCGGACGGCAACCCGGAGTTCTG TGAGACCATGGTGTCGTTCGCCAAGAACATACTGAAGCTGGAGGAGATGGTGGAGACGCTGGTCCTGGAAGGCCTCGGCGTCCGGGGAGAGAGCATCAGCGCCCAATTGGACATGCTCATCGACGTCATTCGGATCTGGCACTACGGCGCGCCAGCGGACACGGAGACCGCCGTGACCTTGCCGCCGCACTACGACGACATCATGGTCAACGCGATCGTCCAGCACGAGGTGGAAGGCCTGGAGGTGCACGTCGGGGACGGGCGCTGGGTCGCCGTCCCTGCCGAGCCCGGCATCTTCGccttcgtcgccggcgaccagcTCAGG GTCGCCACGAACGGGCGCGTGCCGGCGTGCTACCACCGCGTGCGGACGCCGAGCAACCGCGACCGGTTCTCGGTGCTGTTCGGCCGCCGGCAGAAGGACGGCGTCCCGGTGCGCCCGCCGGACGACCTCGTCGACGCGGAGCACCCGCTGCTGTACAACCCCCTGAGGCACGAGGAGTACTCCAAGTGGCGTTTCTCCGAGGAAGGGCGCAAACTCGAGGATCCACTCAAGGAGTTCTGCGGTGTGGAGAAAGTCGGAGTCTGTTAG